Proteins found in one Oryza glaberrima chromosome 4, OglaRS2, whole genome shotgun sequence genomic segment:
- the LOC127769280 gene encoding serine/threonine-protein kinase OXI1-like, with product MAAAAAAMAPSPPEPALPRELSLGDLRAVSMLGRGAKGVVFHVVPAAAGEEEASMALKAVSREAARHKKNGSGGEDGHRRIWFERDVLMSLRHPLLPSLRGVLATDAVVGFAIDRCGGGDLNSLRRRQTEKMFSDSVIRFYAAELVLALDYLHSLGIVYRDLKPENVLIQDSGHIMLVDFDLSTRLPTPPPPPEEQDATIADSMPEPPPSSPSPNRAKGKRQPGAALCFPFCSVGATKPAASADSPSPTSTSRTASASSSSSSSTATTASSSTAAGVRSPAKSNSFVGTEDYVAPEIIAGSGHDFSVDWWGLGVVLYEMLYGRTPFRGLNRKETFYRVLSKQPELVGEKTPLRDLIARLLEKDPEKRIGARGIKAHPFFNGVDWDRILRVARPPFIPPPPEDEDEAGEVLDVEKVVNEVFAANDGGAAAGVVEKPSPEAGGTLAVGDGEQRRDPSKEGDFSVFF from the exons atggcggcggcggcggcggcgatggcgccctCGCCTCCGGAGCCGGCGTTGCCGCGGGAGCTCAGCCTGGGGGACCTCAGGGCGGTGTCCATGCTCGGCCGGGGCGCCAAGGGCGTCGTGTTCCACGTCgtgcccgcggcggcgggggaggaggaggcctccATGGCGCTCAAGGCGGTctcgcgggaggcggcgcggcacaAGAAgaacgggagcggcggcgaggacgggcaCCGGCGGATCTGGTTCGAGCGGGACGTGCTCATGTCGCTGCGACACCCGTTGCTCCCCTCCCTCCGCGGCGTCCtcgccaccgacgccgtcgtcgggtTCGCCATCgaccgctgcggcggcggagacctCAACTCGCTCCGGCGCCGCCAGACCGAGAAGATGTTCTCCGACTCCGTCATCCG CTTCTACGCCGCGGAGTTGGTGCTGGCGCTCGACTATCTGCACAGCCTCGGCATCGTGTACCGCGACCTCAAGCCGGAGAACGTCCTGATACAGGACAGCGGCCACATCATGCTCGTCGACTTCGACCTCTCCACGAGgctcccgacgccgccgccgccaccggaggagCAGGACGCAACGATTGCTGATTCCATGCCGGAGCCTCCGCCCAGTTCACCGTCCCCGAACCGCGCGAAGGGCAAGAGGCAACCGGGGGCGGCCTTGTGCTTCCCGTTCTGTTCGGTCGGCGCCACGAAGCCGGCCGCGTCGGCGGACTCGCCGTCGCCAACGTCCACCTCGCGCACGGCCtcggcgtcgtcctcgtcctcatccTCGACGGCCACCACCGCGtcgtcctccaccgccgctggcGTGCGGTCGCCAGCGAAGTCGAACTCGTTCGTGGGCACGGAGGACTACGTGGCGCCGGAGATCATCGCCGGCAGCGGGCACGACTTCTCCGTGGACTGGTGGGGCCTGGGCGTGGTGCTCTACGAGATGCTCTACGGCCGCACGCCGTTCCGGGGGCTGAACAGGAAGGAGACGTTCTACCGCGTCCTCTCCAAGCagccggagctcgtcggcgagaaGACGCCGCTGCGCGACCTCATCGCCCGCCTCCTGGAGAAGGACCCCGAGAAGCGCATCGGCGCGCGCGGGATCAAGGCGCACCCGTTCTTCAACGGTGTCGACTGGGACCGCATCCTCCGCGTGGCGCGCCCGCCGTTCATCCCGCCCCCGccggaggacgaggacgaggccggcgaggtgCTCGACGTCGAGAAGGTCGTCAACGAGGTGTTCGCGGCCAATGACGGCGGGGCCGCAGCGGGTGTGGTGGAGAAGCCTTCGCCGGAGGCAGGTGGAACTCTGGCCGTCGGCGATGGCGAGCAGAGGAGAGATCCGTCCAAAGAAGGCGATTTCTCCGTATTTTTCTGA